A section of the Castanea sativa cultivar Marrone di Chiusa Pesio chromosome 12, ASM4071231v1 genome encodes:
- the LOC142618321 gene encoding ubinuclein-1-like isoform X1: protein MEEEKKASASVGGGDSSASRASSSFVKAGDRQMFTVELRPGETTIVSWKKLLKDANKVNGSASTSAPEPPANAHPALESRLAPGQPTENEVTDEPGPHRFSAVIEKIERLYMGKDSSDDEDLRDLPDDDQYDTEDSFIDDAELDEYFEVDNSAIKHDGFFVNRGKLERINEPAVLPNQQPKKRRRRDLEKGHVEHDDHHAPSKHVKKGKTAATKIAAMFMKDSTSPSQTLAVTSEQFQDVKFQNQLSAPGIPSKKKSVDTKTAFDPSPSLKASNGDASVSLAEVRDIDKQKTGAVHSKNLGDKLKDASGPFDTSHQKYVDKSAYAQLKSLSGKPLNNVDQLESSIRPKEKNGIRELSDNNFSEDKYATTQTTKVTHRKDGSNVRPKSSLEKAIRELEKMVAESRPPAVDNQEADNSSQGVKRRLPREIKLKLAKVARLAQASQGRISKELLNRLMSILGHLIQLRTLKRNLKVMISMGLSAKQEKDDRFQLIKKEVVEMIKTQPPSLELKAFGQQAGASDDFQELCSEEKGVLKKKFIMDVAMEDKICDLYDLFVDGLDEDAGPQIRKLYAELAQLWPNGFMDNHGIKRAICRAKDRRRALYNKHKEQEKIKRKKMLAPKIEETVRVETNSIAQPQPMRERLSTETGSHGLTSANRPLSSTIAAVRAHSPSTNGPLNLDKIKQEKLKGTSNSSMDDARVSDGGVTKKKVKRKPEIELHETNFRPDKLPSQQGEEKHKPLKQAAALPQKSNIQSTALPSVEQSS, encoded by the exons ATGGAGGAAGAGAAGAAGGCTTCTGCTTCTGTTGGTGGCGGCGATTCATCGGCGTCGAGGGCTTCGTCGTCGTTCGTGAAGGCCGGTGACCGGCAAATGTTCACGGTGGAGCTCCGACCCGGCGAGACCACCATAGTCTCCTGGAAGAAGCTCTTGAAAGACGCTAACAAGGTCAATGGATCCGCCTCCACCTCCGCTCCTGAACCTCCCGCCAACGCTCACCCTGCCCTCGAGTCCCGCCTCGCTCCG GGACAACCGACTGAAAATGAAGTGACTGATGAACCTGGTCCGCATCGTTTTAGTGCCGTTATTGAGAAGATCGAACGTCTCTACATG GGTAAGGATAGTAGTGATGATGAAGATCTACGTGATCTTCCTGATGATGATCAGTATGATACGGAAGACTCTTTCATAGATGATGCTGAGCTG GATGAATATTTCGAAGTTGATAACTCAGCAATAAAACATGATGGTTTTTTTGTTAATAGGGGGAAGTTAGAACgcat AAATGAACCTGCTGTATTACCTAATCAGCAACCAAAGAAAAGGCGCAGAAGAGATTTGGAAAAGGGTCATGTTGAACATGATGATCATCATGCACCATCTAAACACGTAAAGAAGGGCAAGACAGCAGCCACAAAGATAGCAGCAATGTTTATGAAGGACTCTACTAGTCCCTCACAAACTTTGGCTGTAACAAGTGAACAGTTTCAAGATGTGAAATTTCAGAATCAACTAAGTGCTCCTGGAATTCCTTCCAAAAAGAAATCTGTTGATACTAAAACAGCATTTGATCCATCCCCATCTTTAAAAGCATCTAATGGCGATGCTTCTGTATCCCTAGCAGAAGTCAGGGATATTGATAAGCAGAAGACTGGAGCAGTTCATTCTAAGAACCTTGGTGACAAATTGAAAGATGCAAGTGGACCCTTTGACACTTCACACCAAAAATACGTGGACAAAAGTGCTTATGCACAATTGAAATCTCTATCTGGAAAACCCTTGAACAATGTTGATCAGTTGGAATCATCAATTaggccaaaagaaaagaatggcaTTCGTGAACTGTCTGATAATAATTTCTCTGAGGACAAGTATGCAACCACGCAAACAACA AAGGTAACACACAGAAAGGATGGTTCTAATGTTAGGCCAAAAAGCTCACTCGAAAAGGCCATTAGGGAGTTAGAGAAGATGGTTGCTGAAT CAAGGCCACCAGCTGTGGATAATCAAGAGGCAGATAATTCATCCCAGGGAGTCAAAAGGAGATTACCTAGAGAAATAAAGCTGAAGCTTGCTAAAGTTGCTAGATTAGCG CAGGCAAGCCAAGGGAGAATATCAAAGGAGTTACTTAACCGTCTAATGAGTATTCTTGGTCATCTAATTCAGCTCAGAACATTGAAG AGAAACTTGAAAGTCATGATTAGTATGGGTCTTTCAGCAAAACAGGAGAAAGATGACAGGTTTCAACTGATAAAGAAGGAAGTAGTTGAGATGATTAAGACACAGCCACCCTCTTTGGAGTTGAAg GCATTTGGGCAGCAAGCAGGAGCATCGGATGATTTTCAAGAACTTTGTTCTGAAGAAAAAGgagtccttaaaaaaaaatttattatggaTGTTGCTATGGAGGACAAGATTTGTGATCTTTATGACCTTTTTGTTGAT GGGCTGGATGAAGATGCGGGTCCACAAATTAGAAAGTTATATGCTGAG CTTGCGCAATTGTGGCCAAATGGTTTCATGGACAACCATGGGATAAAACGAGCAATTTGTAGGGCAAAGGATAGGAGGAGGGCATTGTACAACAAACATAAG GAACAGGAGAAAatcaagaggaagaagatgttGGCACCTAAAATAGAGGAGACTGTTCGAGTTGAGACTAATTCAATAGCACAGCCGCAGCCTATGCGTGAGCGCTTATCTACTGAAACTGGCAGTCATGGGTTAACATCAGCAAACAGGCCTCTCTCTAGTACAATTGCAGCAGTCAGGGCTCACAGTCCCTCTACAAATGGTCCTCTTAACCTGGACAAGATAAAACAAGAAAAGTTGAAGGGGACATCAAACAGTTCGATGGATGATGCAAGGGTGTCTGATGGTGGAGTGACAAAGAAGAAGGTAAAGAGGAAGCCGGAAATCGAGTTGCACGAAACTAATTTCCGTCCAGATAAGTTACCTTCCCAACAGGGAGAAGAAAAACACAAGCCCCTCAAGCAGGCTGCGGCTCTTCCCCAAAAATCAAACATTCAGTCAACTGCGCTTCCAAGTGTTGAACAGTCCAGCTGA
- the LOC142618321 gene encoding ubinuclein-1-like isoform X2, with amino-acid sequence MEEEKKASASVGGGDSSASRASSSFVKAGDRQMFTVELRPGETTIVSWKKLLKDANKVNGSASTSAPEPPANAHPALESRLAPGQPTENEVTDEPGPHRFSAVIEKIERLYMGKDSSDDEDLRDLPDDDQYDTEDSFIDDAELDEYFEVDNSAIKHDGFFVNRGKLERINEPAVLPNQQPKKRRRRDLEKGHVEHDDHHAPSKHVKKGKTAATKIAAMFMKDSTSPSQTLAVTSEQFQDVKFQNQLSAPGIPSKKKSVDTKTAFDPSPSLKASNGDASVSLAEVRDIDKQKTGAVHSKNLGDKLKDASGPFDTSHQKYVDKSAYAQLKSLSGKPLNNVDQLESSIRPKEKNGIRELSDNNFSEDKYATTQTTKVTHRKDGSNVRPKSSLEKAIRELEKMVAESRPPAVDNQEADNSSQGVKRRLPREIKLKLAKVARLAASQGRISKELLNRLMSILGHLIQLRTLKRNLKVMISMGLSAKQEKDDRFQLIKKEVVEMIKTQPPSLELKAFGQQAGASDDFQELCSEEKGVLKKKFIMDVAMEDKICDLYDLFVDGLDEDAGPQIRKLYAELAQLWPNGFMDNHGIKRAICRAKDRRRALYNKHKEQEKIKRKKMLAPKIEETVRVETNSIAQPQPMRERLSTETGSHGLTSANRPLSSTIAAVRAHSPSTNGPLNLDKIKQEKLKGTSNSSMDDARVSDGGVTKKKVKRKPEIELHETNFRPDKLPSQQGEEKHKPLKQAAALPQKSNIQSTALPSVEQSS; translated from the exons ATGGAGGAAGAGAAGAAGGCTTCTGCTTCTGTTGGTGGCGGCGATTCATCGGCGTCGAGGGCTTCGTCGTCGTTCGTGAAGGCCGGTGACCGGCAAATGTTCACGGTGGAGCTCCGACCCGGCGAGACCACCATAGTCTCCTGGAAGAAGCTCTTGAAAGACGCTAACAAGGTCAATGGATCCGCCTCCACCTCCGCTCCTGAACCTCCCGCCAACGCTCACCCTGCCCTCGAGTCCCGCCTCGCTCCG GGACAACCGACTGAAAATGAAGTGACTGATGAACCTGGTCCGCATCGTTTTAGTGCCGTTATTGAGAAGATCGAACGTCTCTACATG GGTAAGGATAGTAGTGATGATGAAGATCTACGTGATCTTCCTGATGATGATCAGTATGATACGGAAGACTCTTTCATAGATGATGCTGAGCTG GATGAATATTTCGAAGTTGATAACTCAGCAATAAAACATGATGGTTTTTTTGTTAATAGGGGGAAGTTAGAACgcat AAATGAACCTGCTGTATTACCTAATCAGCAACCAAAGAAAAGGCGCAGAAGAGATTTGGAAAAGGGTCATGTTGAACATGATGATCATCATGCACCATCTAAACACGTAAAGAAGGGCAAGACAGCAGCCACAAAGATAGCAGCAATGTTTATGAAGGACTCTACTAGTCCCTCACAAACTTTGGCTGTAACAAGTGAACAGTTTCAAGATGTGAAATTTCAGAATCAACTAAGTGCTCCTGGAATTCCTTCCAAAAAGAAATCTGTTGATACTAAAACAGCATTTGATCCATCCCCATCTTTAAAAGCATCTAATGGCGATGCTTCTGTATCCCTAGCAGAAGTCAGGGATATTGATAAGCAGAAGACTGGAGCAGTTCATTCTAAGAACCTTGGTGACAAATTGAAAGATGCAAGTGGACCCTTTGACACTTCACACCAAAAATACGTGGACAAAAGTGCTTATGCACAATTGAAATCTCTATCTGGAAAACCCTTGAACAATGTTGATCAGTTGGAATCATCAATTaggccaaaagaaaagaatggcaTTCGTGAACTGTCTGATAATAATTTCTCTGAGGACAAGTATGCAACCACGCAAACAACA AAGGTAACACACAGAAAGGATGGTTCTAATGTTAGGCCAAAAAGCTCACTCGAAAAGGCCATTAGGGAGTTAGAGAAGATGGTTGCTGAAT CAAGGCCACCAGCTGTGGATAATCAAGAGGCAGATAATTCATCCCAGGGAGTCAAAAGGAGATTACCTAGAGAAATAAAGCTGAAGCTTGCTAAAGTTGCTAGATTAGCG GCAAGCCAAGGGAGAATATCAAAGGAGTTACTTAACCGTCTAATGAGTATTCTTGGTCATCTAATTCAGCTCAGAACATTGAAG AGAAACTTGAAAGTCATGATTAGTATGGGTCTTTCAGCAAAACAGGAGAAAGATGACAGGTTTCAACTGATAAAGAAGGAAGTAGTTGAGATGATTAAGACACAGCCACCCTCTTTGGAGTTGAAg GCATTTGGGCAGCAAGCAGGAGCATCGGATGATTTTCAAGAACTTTGTTCTGAAGAAAAAGgagtccttaaaaaaaaatttattatggaTGTTGCTATGGAGGACAAGATTTGTGATCTTTATGACCTTTTTGTTGAT GGGCTGGATGAAGATGCGGGTCCACAAATTAGAAAGTTATATGCTGAG CTTGCGCAATTGTGGCCAAATGGTTTCATGGACAACCATGGGATAAAACGAGCAATTTGTAGGGCAAAGGATAGGAGGAGGGCATTGTACAACAAACATAAG GAACAGGAGAAAatcaagaggaagaagatgttGGCACCTAAAATAGAGGAGACTGTTCGAGTTGAGACTAATTCAATAGCACAGCCGCAGCCTATGCGTGAGCGCTTATCTACTGAAACTGGCAGTCATGGGTTAACATCAGCAAACAGGCCTCTCTCTAGTACAATTGCAGCAGTCAGGGCTCACAGTCCCTCTACAAATGGTCCTCTTAACCTGGACAAGATAAAACAAGAAAAGTTGAAGGGGACATCAAACAGTTCGATGGATGATGCAAGGGTGTCTGATGGTGGAGTGACAAAGAAGAAGGTAAAGAGGAAGCCGGAAATCGAGTTGCACGAAACTAATTTCCGTCCAGATAAGTTACCTTCCCAACAGGGAGAAGAAAAACACAAGCCCCTCAAGCAGGCTGCGGCTCTTCCCCAAAAATCAAACATTCAGTCAACTGCGCTTCCAAGTGTTGAACAGTCCAGCTGA